The Spirosoma foliorum genome has a window encoding:
- a CDS encoding sensor histidine kinase encodes MRLPISLIHQVASQLSHLRTTIGPTRLSQFKWKKWLLYLLGWSIAWALMSWVFWQFLHNAGLNRHEANLTISLWLGGSNIVVQVIAYYWITRKIIPAAITSSWLIVAGHLLLLHVSISLGRAYLQVGIGHYFAGYNPRLDQLTERIERTSFLQLPFSLMQFFDNWIYVYSVLLAPICLKVIKEIYIARNQALQLELNLLRAQINPHFVFNTLNNIYSIIEEKDAYAADVLLKFSHILRYTFYETEKDFIQLYREVDSLNAYVELEKIRHDQHVSIDLQIGAIDSSFPIPPLLLVSFVENAFKHGINSTIGASWVRINLRASQSRLEFDIVNSKPLLNSINVSMKGPAFTHQVGLTNIKRRLELLYPKTHQLVITDLPDRFSVRLLLTHDGKTNNLFTDR; translated from the coding sequence ATGCGCCTACCTATAAGCCTCATTCACCAAGTAGCCAGCCAGCTTAGTCATCTTCGAACCACGATTGGCCCAACAAGGCTTTCCCAGTTTAAGTGGAAGAAATGGCTACTATATCTGCTCGGCTGGTCAATTGCCTGGGCACTCATGTCCTGGGTTTTCTGGCAATTTCTACACAATGCGGGTCTTAATCGACATGAAGCGAACCTGACAATTTCCCTTTGGCTTGGAGGGAGTAATATCGTGGTACAGGTAATCGCCTACTATTGGATTACCCGTAAGATAATTCCGGCAGCCATTACTAGTTCCTGGTTAATCGTCGCGGGTCATTTACTACTTCTTCACGTGAGCATTTCGCTTGGCAGGGCCTATTTACAAGTAGGCATTGGCCACTATTTTGCGGGTTATAATCCACGACTTGATCAGCTTACGGAACGAATTGAACGAACTAGTTTCCTTCAATTGCCCTTCAGCCTGATGCAGTTTTTTGACAACTGGATTTATGTTTACAGTGTGTTGCTGGCGCCCATCTGTCTGAAAGTCATTAAAGAGATTTATATTGCCCGCAATCAGGCACTCCAACTCGAATTGAATTTATTACGAGCCCAGATCAATCCCCATTTCGTCTTTAATACCCTGAATAATATTTACTCGATTATCGAGGAAAAAGATGCGTATGCCGCCGATGTACTGCTTAAATTTAGCCATATCCTACGCTATACATTCTACGAAACTGAAAAGGATTTTATCCAATTATATCGAGAAGTTGACTCGCTCAATGCCTATGTCGAATTGGAAAAAATTCGTCATGATCAGCACGTCAGCATTGACTTGCAAATTGGAGCAATCGATTCATCGTTTCCGATTCCGCCCCTATTGCTGGTTTCATTTGTTGAAAATGCCTTTAAACATGGCATCAATTCAACGATTGGAGCCTCCTGGGTACGGATAAACCTGCGGGCAAGCCAGTCTAGATTAGAGTTTGACATTGTGAATAGTAAACCGCTACTCAACTCGATTAATGTTTCGATGAAAGGTCCAGCCTTCACCCACCAAGTTGGCTTGACTAATATTAAACGACGTTTGGAGTTACTCTACCCGAAAACACATCAATTAGTCATTACGGACTTACCCGATCGTTTTTCAGTCCGATTACTTCTTACTCACGATGGAAAAACCAATAACCTGTTTACTGATCGATGA
- a CDS encoding lantibiotic dehydratase — protein MELDFYYLRTPTLSLQRLLDLLQEDDLPAYVQENLMGEAIFLASPTLYNEFLADPTLSSKKLRQTALKYVLRMGSRSTPFGLFAGCSLGQIADRTDLNVSDRQLFCHYELNMTVIWELTHYLNQHSEIRSQIPYQVNSSLYSFGNQFRYLELEKEHTQIRFFTSQIANCHPIRWILRKARKGATIAELIHDLIGRGYPIDQAQACVDQLIIDQVLVSQFVLNGTGVDPLQNLIGHLQSIPKGKPWVQLVRQVQVLLMRKDSVQKKHTAIQSIFKKEIGLSLPDASIIQGNSLFTGKQHQLSRTLLTNLQKAIQKLFSLSNAFQQKDSLLLFKRKFYARYEEREIPLALALDAESGIGYGDHPFMGDNLMIQTLIEAGDPVNQQQEIFSPELDHWLRNVYNNWFATGNSILELTDTDLNHWSDTSTQLPASYYVFGYFLSSSSQALDRGDYRFRCKFVAGPSAFPLLGRFCRVDQQLEQKIQNAFKQLQKNDPNRVYAEIVHIPIPAIGNVVQRPHMSEYEISYLGHSTLPIEKQISIDDLWISIPKGERVVLRSRRLGKEIVPRLTTAHNYQNGLPIYRFLCDLQQQESELSIYWHWGGLSNYRFLPRVQYRQIILQEARWRLTWSDYQASLTESENVSVWRLEWKWPRFISIAQADQELFLDLEHEGCQQLLINTLRRLQVLQIFEWLRTPDQCPIDGPDGKLTHEVILPFLHEQTKPMQRASRLDHHGIARNFIPGSEWLYLKVYCGTQASRKILLRLGKLARIYIRSKKISHWFFIRYQDPEPHLRFRFHLISQASYNDILSDCQRQLQSMINTDEIYRVQLDTYQREIERYGAERIVVTECLFWVDSDAVLTIARDQLNEQMRLAVGLLGVDKYLDDFNYPLSARVLFYQQGFQIIFDQQGSSVNLRKQLAILYRQNQGLIEALCAKEAPESELYSRYHKLFKKRSSRNKTYLNSIFVNQPQSYISSLIHLYVNRLFDQHQIKYELIIYHHLYRFYQSYTAQSN, from the coding sequence ATGGAGCTCGATTTTTATTATTTACGAACGCCAACATTGTCGTTGCAGCGGCTATTGGATTTACTCCAGGAAGATGATTTACCTGCCTATGTCCAAGAAAACCTGATGGGCGAAGCTATTTTTTTAGCTTCGCCCACTTTATATAATGAATTCCTAGCTGATCCGACATTATCGAGTAAAAAGCTACGCCAGACTGCGTTGAAATATGTACTGCGTATGGGGAGCCGATCAACTCCATTTGGATTATTTGCTGGATGCTCGTTAGGTCAGATAGCAGATCGCACAGATTTGAATGTATCGGACCGGCAGCTGTTTTGCCATTACGAGTTAAATATGACAGTTATTTGGGAATTAACGCACTACTTGAATCAGCATTCCGAAATCCGATCACAAATTCCTTATCAAGTTAATTCTAGCCTTTATTCTTTTGGAAACCAATTCCGCTATTTAGAATTAGAGAAAGAACATACCCAGATCCGTTTTTTTACTAGCCAAATCGCTAACTGCCATCCAATTCGATGGATACTTCGTAAAGCCCGAAAAGGAGCAACAATAGCTGAACTAATTCATGATTTAATCGGACGAGGGTATCCCATAGATCAAGCACAAGCTTGTGTTGATCAGCTTATTATAGATCAAGTTCTAGTTAGCCAATTTGTTTTGAATGGAACAGGAGTAGATCCATTGCAAAACTTGATAGGCCATCTTCAGTCAATTCCCAAGGGGAAACCATGGGTTCAATTAGTTCGCCAAGTTCAGGTTTTATTGATGCGAAAAGATTCAGTGCAAAAAAAGCACACAGCAATTCAGAGTATTTTTAAGAAAGAAATCGGCCTTTCTTTGCCAGATGCATCAATTATCCAAGGGAATAGCTTATTTACGGGCAAGCAGCATCAGTTAAGTCGTACGTTACTGACGAACCTGCAGAAAGCAATTCAAAAGTTATTTAGCTTAAGCAATGCTTTTCAACAGAAAGACTCACTTCTTCTATTTAAGCGGAAGTTTTATGCCCGTTATGAAGAACGTGAAATACCGCTGGCATTAGCTTTGGATGCAGAGTCAGGCATAGGTTATGGGGATCATCCATTCATGGGTGATAATCTTATGATTCAAACATTAATCGAAGCTGGCGATCCTGTTAATCAACAACAAGAAATCTTTAGTCCTGAGCTGGACCATTGGCTACGGAATGTATATAATAATTGGTTTGCTACTGGCAATTCCATTTTAGAATTAACAGATACGGACTTGAATCACTGGTCTGATACATCTACTCAACTTCCAGCTAGCTATTACGTCTTCGGTTATTTTCTAAGTTCTTCCTCGCAAGCTTTAGATAGGGGGGATTATCGTTTTAGATGCAAGTTCGTTGCTGGTCCTTCGGCCTTCCCCTTACTAGGACGCTTCTGTCGAGTAGATCAACAACTAGAGCAAAAGATTCAAAATGCTTTTAAACAACTGCAAAAAAATGATCCGAATCGTGTTTACGCTGAGATCGTTCATATCCCAATTCCTGCAATTGGAAATGTAGTTCAAAGACCTCATATGAGTGAGTACGAAATTTCGTATTTGGGTCACTCAACGTTGCCTATAGAAAAACAGATTTCTATTGATGACTTATGGATTTCTATTCCCAAGGGCGAACGAGTTGTCCTTCGTTCACGGAGATTAGGCAAAGAGATTGTACCTCGCTTGACGACCGCCCATAATTACCAAAATGGTTTACCGATTTATCGTTTTCTGTGTGATCTCCAACAACAGGAAAGCGAACTGTCTATCTATTGGCATTGGGGCGGTTTAAGCAATTATCGGTTTCTACCCCGTGTTCAATATCGGCAAATAATTTTACAGGAAGCACGCTGGAGACTCACTTGGTCAGACTATCAAGCTTCTCTTACGGAAAGCGAAAATGTCAGCGTCTGGCGTCTTGAGTGGAAATGGCCTAGATTTATTTCGATAGCCCAAGCCGATCAAGAACTGTTCTTGGATCTCGAACATGAGGGCTGCCAGCAGCTTTTAATTAATACTCTTCGTCGATTACAAGTCCTTCAGATATTCGAATGGTTACGAACCCCAGATCAATGTCCTATAGATGGACCGGATGGTAAATTAACCCACGAAGTTATTTTACCTTTTCTCCACGAACAGACAAAGCCTATGCAGCGGGCATCAAGATTAGATCATCATGGAATCGCCCGGAACTTTATACCTGGATCGGAATGGTTATACCTCAAAGTATACTGTGGGACACAGGCCAGTCGAAAAATTTTGCTGAGGTTGGGTAAACTTGCCCGTATCTATATTCGTTCGAAAAAGATTAGTCATTGGTTTTTTATCCGCTATCAAGACCCCGAACCTCATCTTCGATTTCGGTTTCATTTGATTTCCCAAGCAAGCTATAATGACATACTGTCTGACTGTCAGCGTCAACTACAATCTATGATAAACACTGACGAAATTTATCGAGTGCAACTTGATACATACCAACGAGAGATAGAGCGCTATGGAGCAGAACGTATAGTGGTTACCGAATGTTTATTTTGGGTTGATAGTGATGCCGTTTTGACAATAGCTCGGGATCAACTGAATGAACAAATGCGATTGGCCGTGGGCCTTTTAGGTGTTGATAAGTATTTAGATGATTTTAATTACCCCTTATCTGCAAGAGTACTTTTTTACCAACAAGGGTTTCAGATAATTTTTGATCAGCAGGGTAGCAGCGTCAATCTTCGGAAACAATTGGCGATCCTATACCGGCAAAATCAAGGCTTAATTGAAGCATTATGCGCAAAAGAGGCTCCAGAATCAGAATTATATTCACGATACCATAAACTGTTCAAAAAACGTAGTTCCCGAAATAAAACCTACTTAAACTCTATCTTTGTAAATCAACCGCAATCTTATATTTCTAGTTTGATACACTTATATGTGAACCGTCTATTTGATCAGCACCAGATTAAGTACGAATTGATTATATATCATCATCTCTATAGGTTTTATCAATCGTACACGGCACAATCCAACTAA
- a CDS encoding sensor histidine kinase has translation MANKPFFFELLVNSRLLFRLIRYGLLLLTGIFLIYRGFHYLATTIIKASSGDVWRYSIISTIFFGSLIAAAYWVITILIRNNLLLKFNLKNFSLGLFLVHLVASELVLTHFYLFYAIFPIEKLPGFYKTYAEHIKQLPFWMAPFDRIVVWLFSFSLFYNYLLYAIGLKVFKDLFTAQLRSIELEKDNLRLEFDFLKAQINPHFLFNTLNNIYSFSIRSPEKVPNSILKLSDLMRYTLYETNDDQVLLIKEIAFLTSYIDLQRIRHDDHVTIQFIIMGQPTNQVIPPLLLIVFIENAFKHGIQATAKSSWVDIRLSIQPHTVSLYVDNSIPNIVPETQPGLGLRNVQKRLAHFFPHLHTLSIEHSSHQFSIKLSLDLHENALSSDRVR, from the coding sequence ATGGCAAATAAACCGTTCTTTTTTGAATTGTTGGTTAATTCCAGATTATTATTTCGTCTTATTCGCTATGGATTACTCTTGTTAACAGGAATATTTCTGATATATCGGGGATTTCACTATCTAGCTACAACTATCATAAAGGCTTCGTCAGGGGATGTTTGGCGATATAGTATTATTTCAACTATCTTCTTTGGTAGCTTAATTGCTGCTGCTTACTGGGTAATTACAATTCTCATCCGAAACAATCTCCTTCTCAAGTTTAACCTTAAAAATTTTTCTCTTGGTCTGTTTCTGGTTCATTTGGTAGCTTCGGAATTAGTCCTTACTCATTTTTACTTATTTTACGCGATCTTCCCGATTGAGAAATTGCCTGGCTTTTATAAAACGTATGCGGAGCATATTAAGCAATTACCCTTCTGGATGGCGCCGTTCGATAGAATAGTCGTTTGGCTATTTTCCTTTTCACTCTTTTATAACTATCTCTTATACGCCATAGGTCTTAAAGTATTTAAAGATTTATTTACCGCTCAACTTCGTAGTATTGAACTTGAAAAAGATAATTTACGCTTAGAATTTGATTTTTTAAAAGCTCAAATAAATCCCCACTTCTTGTTCAATACATTGAACAATATTTATTCGTTTTCAATCCGATCGCCTGAAAAAGTACCAAATTCAATATTGAAACTTTCTGATCTGATGCGGTATACACTATATGAAACGAATGATGATCAGGTTCTTTTAATTAAAGAAATTGCCTTTTTGACAAGCTATATTGATTTGCAGCGTATCCGACACGATGATCATGTAACCATTCAATTTATAATTATGGGCCAACCGACCAATCAAGTCATTCCTCCTCTGCTATTAATTGTATTTATTGAGAACGCGTTTAAGCATGGTATTCAGGCAACGGCGAAATCTTCCTGGGTAGATATTAGACTCAGTATTCAACCCCACACGGTATCTTTATACGTTGATAATAGTATTCCTAATATTGTGCCGGAAACCCAACCTGGACTCGGATTGCGGAATGTTCAGAAGCGCTTAGCTCATTTTTTTCCACATCTCCATACTTTGTCTATTGAGCATTCGTCACATCAGTTCTCCATTAAATTATCCCTTGACCTCCATGAAAATGCCCTATCGAGTGATCGTGTTAGATGA
- a CDS encoding transposase, which yields MIWYGASIHRSEAIKDLLRTKSGWIHLVRLPVYSPELNPVELLWSQLKRSLKTK from the coding sequence GTGATTTGGTATGGCGCATCAATTCATCGGAGTGAAGCCATCAAAGACTTACTGCGAACCAAGTCTGGATGGATTCATTTGGTGCGTTTACCCGTTTACAGTCCTGAACTTAACCCTGTCGAATTGCTATGGAGTCAACTAAAACGAAGTCTAAAAACCAAGTAA
- a CDS encoding transposase, protein MNQSKLPKRKYTAEFKADVLRLVANGEPIMAVARKMGISDSLPGVSRYLGNRSISNF, encoded by the coding sequence ATGAACCAATCCAAACTACCCAAACGAAAGTATACCGCTGAGTTCAAAGCTGATGTGCTACGGCTAGTTGCCAATGGTGAACCCATCATGGCCGTAGCCCGTAAAATGGGCATCAGTGATAGCCTTCCGGGTGTCTCAAGATATTTAGGCAACCGCTCAATAAGTAATTTTTAA
- a CDS encoding LytR/AlgR family response regulator transcription factor codes for MKMPYRVIVLDDEPPARDLIEVFVSQVPDLQCVNKSSNVMQGLIAIQELKPDLLFLDIQMPEMTGFDLMKLPLVHRPEIILTTAYPEYALTSYEFSVLDYLVKPIAFDRFVKSVVKFREKRQLSLNSTDWQSTEAIPRAAQSEIATTFDSDSNSVWLREEKRLLQIPYSEILYIEGLKDYVKVHLKDQIIVSHIGLGKAEKLFTTPQFVRIHRSFIVRLAAVRLIDGNTITLTNKKELVLGPLYRDELKKYVAALI; via the coding sequence ATGAAAATGCCCTATCGAGTGATCGTGTTAGATGATGAACCCCCCGCTCGCGATCTAATTGAAGTATTTGTAAGTCAGGTGCCTGACTTACAGTGCGTTAATAAAAGTTCAAATGTGATGCAAGGTTTAATCGCTATTCAGGAATTAAAACCCGACCTCTTATTTCTGGATATTCAGATGCCGGAAATGACAGGATTTGATCTAATGAAGTTACCATTAGTACATCGCCCTGAAATTATTTTGACGACGGCCTACCCAGAATATGCACTAACTAGTTACGAATTTTCTGTGCTCGATTATCTAGTAAAGCCAATTGCTTTCGACCGATTTGTGAAATCGGTTGTCAAATTCAGGGAGAAAAGGCAGTTATCCTTAAATTCTACAGACTGGCAATCAACCGAGGCAATTCCACGGGCCGCCCAATCTGAGATCGCCACTACATTTGACTCAGATTCTAATTCAGTTTGGTTACGGGAGGAAAAGCGGCTTTTACAAATTCCATACAGTGAAATCCTATATATTGAAGGTTTAAAAGACTACGTGAAGGTTCATCTAAAAGATCAGATTATTGTGTCCCACATAGGACTAGGAAAAGCGGAAAAACTTTTTACCACCCCTCAATTCGTTCGAATTCATCGATCATTTATTGTAAGATTAGCCGCCGTCCGGCTAATTGATGGCAATACCATTACCTTAACTAACAAGAAGGAGTTAGTGCTCGGGCCCCTTTACCGAGACGAATTAAAAAAATACGTTGCAGCCCTTATTTAA
- a CDS encoding T9SS type A sorting domain-containing protein, whose translation MSTIRFILFFIPFSYIPFHTQAQKEATNWFFGEKAGLIFSSGTPVAVNNDYWYTYNACATQSDPKTGELMFYTNSEQVWDKTGQIMLDGTGLNGNSTITQACLIIPNPGDEHQYYILTLANLSLYNTYDNTLSYSLVDMRLSDRRGNIVLSQKNQFIDSGLSEKLTAIPHKNGHDFWIITHQWDGNIFLIYLLTASGLKKVNEIPIGSDYTFSYSNSSNIGYMQASPNGTKLACAVFKTAQNEPSSHPLDLFDFDNQSGLLSNYLNLGLLSRQYGVCFSPDNTKLYVTHQTITSDSLHIDYVRQYDLGAGHNQAIINSGMSVLVGNSSTNIPEVKIIKPTTSTNATFYAFSIQNAPNGKIYGTTFGGFCKVEDCGEEHPHRFIVINRPNAKGFECDIQLQTIDLRQGSITNAAGLPNFLQSVFNNLQPTPDSPITACPNVSISVYPNPVQTDFYVDYKGNCFLPYRLRLVSLQGKILLETTIQSPYSPAISMGNLSTGEYFIELLTNPKRVVVKIIKQ comes from the coding sequence ATGAGCACTATCAGGTTTATATTATTTTTCATTCCATTCAGTTACATACCTTTCCATACACAAGCCCAAAAAGAAGCGACCAATTGGTTTTTTGGAGAGAAAGCAGGTCTTATATTTTCTTCAGGCACTCCAGTTGCCGTCAATAATGACTATTGGTATACATATAATGCATGTGCTACGCAGTCTGACCCCAAAACAGGGGAATTGATGTTTTATACGAACTCAGAACAGGTTTGGGATAAAACAGGTCAAATCATGCTTGATGGAACTGGCCTGAATGGAAACTCAACGATAACTCAGGCATGTCTGATTATTCCAAATCCAGGAGATGAGCATCAGTATTACATCCTGACGTTGGCTAATTTAAGTTTGTACAATACCTACGATAATACTCTCTCCTATTCGCTGGTTGATATGCGTCTAAGCGATCGAAGAGGAAATATAGTTTTGTCTCAGAAGAACCAGTTTATCGATAGCGGTTTAAGTGAAAAATTAACAGCTATTCCCCATAAAAATGGACACGACTTTTGGATTATCACCCACCAATGGGATGGAAATATCTTTTTAATTTATTTATTAACTGCTTCTGGTTTAAAGAAGGTGAATGAAATACCAATTGGTTCGGATTATACCTTTTCGTATTCTAATAGCTCTAATATTGGCTATATGCAAGCGTCTCCTAATGGCACAAAATTGGCCTGTGCCGTTTTTAAAACAGCTCAAAACGAGCCTAGCAGCCATCCACTTGATTTATTTGATTTTGATAACCAATCTGGCTTACTATCAAATTATTTAAATTTAGGCCTACTTTCACGACAGTATGGGGTTTGTTTTTCCCCTGATAACACAAAATTGTATGTGACTCATCAAACAATAACATCGGACTCTTTACACATTGATTATGTTCGACAGTATGACCTAGGAGCTGGTCATAATCAGGCGATAATAAATTCTGGAATGAGTGTATTGGTTGGAAATTCTAGTACCAATATTCCTGAAGTAAAAATCATCAAACCAACTACTAGTACAAATGCTACATTTTACGCCTTTTCAATTCAAAATGCGCCTAATGGTAAGATATATGGGACTACTTTTGGTGGTTTTTGTAAGGTAGAGGATTGTGGCGAGGAGCATCCGCATCGGTTCATTGTTATTAATCGCCCCAACGCAAAAGGATTTGAATGTGATATACAATTACAAACTATTGATTTACGACAAGGTAGTATCACAAATGCTGCCGGACTACCTAATTTTTTACAATCTGTTTTTAATAATTTACAGCCAACTCCAGACTCGCCTATTACTGCTTGTCCAAATGTGTCAATTAGTGTTTATCCAAATCCCGTTCAAACTGATTTCTATGTAGATTATAAAGGAAATTGTTTCTTGCCGTATCGGCTTCGTCTGGTCTCGTTACAAGGTAAAATTTTATTGGAGACAACCATACAATCACCCTATTCTCCAGCCATCTCAATGGGCAATCTATCGACTGGTGAATATTTTATCGAGCTTTTAACGAACCCCAAAAGAGTTGTGGTAAAAATAATTAAACAGTAA
- a CDS encoding LytR/AlgR family response regulator transcription factor, producing MEKPITCLLIDDEPLARNLLERFIARVPFLNLVGTYSNAIDAMVPLYETKLDLLFLDVQMPEVTGFNLLDMLTAHRPQVILTTAYSQYAVSGFDYNVTDYLLKPIQFERFLRAVHKVYAQQENVPALPTSSSQVASLPQTDSPPTSTDPYIWIPVNKTRLHLNTKDIVFIESLKDYVKIHLQSKTLVVRLALYKIEQLLPIHQFIRIHRSFLVRRDAISAVHGSMVEFMNKQQLPIGISYRESIREKLK from the coding sequence ATGGAAAAACCAATAACCTGTTTACTGATCGATGATGAGCCCTTAGCTCGGAATCTACTTGAACGATTCATCGCTCGTGTACCGTTCCTGAATTTAGTCGGTACCTATAGCAATGCTATCGATGCTATGGTGCCGTTATATGAGACAAAGCTTGACTTACTGTTTCTGGATGTACAAATGCCTGAAGTGACAGGTTTTAATTTATTAGACATGTTAACGGCCCATCGCCCTCAGGTTATACTGACGACGGCCTATTCCCAATATGCCGTTAGTGGCTTTGATTATAATGTGACGGATTATTTGCTGAAGCCCATTCAGTTCGAGCGATTTTTACGAGCTGTCCATAAAGTATATGCCCAACAGGAAAATGTCCCAGCCTTACCAACCTCCTCTAGTCAAGTAGCCTCCTTACCCCAAACGGACTCACCACCAACATCAACTGATCCTTATATCTGGATTCCAGTGAATAAAACCCGTTTACATCTGAATACGAAAGACATCGTATTTATCGAAAGCCTCAAAGATTACGTCAAAATTCATTTGCAAAGTAAAACCCTGGTGGTTCGCCTGGCCTTATATAAAATTGAACAGCTCCTGCCGATTCATCAATTCATCCGTATCCATCGCTCTTTTCTGGTTCGTCGGGATGCGATTTCCGCAGTTCACGGATCGATGGTCGAGTTTATGAATAAGCAGCAACTTCCGATCGGCATCAGCTATCGAGAAAGTATACGAGAGAAATTAAAGTGA
- a CDS encoding winged helix-turn-helix domain-containing protein: MGAIWTRPRVNEVIKKLFGVSYDPSQVGHNLKKVG; this comes from the coding sequence GTGGGCGCGATTTGGACGCGCCCGCGTGTTAATGAAGTCATCAAGAAATTATTTGGCGTCAGTTATGATCCGTCTCAAGTAGGACATAACCTAAAGAAGGTGGGCTGA